A part of Gemmatimonas groenlandica genomic DNA contains:
- a CDS encoding MBL fold metallo-hydrolase, with protein sequence MRGVALSEFPRLVKLSDKVYGYEEIRQPGFTTVSLIVIGRNGVLVADGQGNVQATQTLLDKIKTVSTLPVKWYVVGSDHGDHTAGNSALPKDIQFVVHANSLAQLKKDSAAAAAANRPAVVMPTTAMTSDNETIDLGGISVRVRFLGRAHTGGDLMVEVPSEKLLFMSEAYLNRVFPAMRSAYGAEWVRTIDNALALKNVDRFIPGHGFIEDAKVSREELVAFRESLVAVIAEVKRLKAAGLTVDQAIAQANWGPYAKWFLAEQQSPIAIRRLWTELDGASK encoded by the coding sequence GTGCGCGGCGTCGCTCTCAGCGAGTTCCCGCGCTTGGTAAAGCTGAGCGACAAAGTGTACGGCTACGAGGAGATCCGTCAGCCGGGATTCACCACTGTCAGCCTCATCGTCATCGGGCGCAACGGCGTACTGGTGGCTGATGGGCAAGGCAATGTGCAGGCCACGCAGACCTTGCTCGACAAGATCAAGACCGTTTCGACATTGCCGGTGAAGTGGTACGTGGTCGGCTCTGATCACGGCGACCATACGGCTGGCAACAGCGCGCTGCCGAAGGACATTCAGTTCGTCGTGCACGCGAACTCGCTGGCGCAGCTCAAGAAGGACTCGGCCGCGGCCGCGGCCGCCAATCGCCCCGCGGTCGTGATGCCGACGACGGCCATGACCAGCGACAATGAGACTATCGACCTCGGTGGCATCAGCGTGCGCGTGCGCTTTCTCGGGCGCGCACACACCGGCGGTGACCTCATGGTCGAAGTGCCGTCGGAGAAGCTGCTGTTCATGAGCGAGGCCTATCTCAACCGCGTCTTCCCGGCCATGCGGTCGGCCTATGGCGCCGAGTGGGTGCGCACGATCGACAATGCCCTCGCGCTCAAGAACGTGGACCGGTTCATTCCCGGGCACGGCTTCATCGAAGACGCCAAGGTGTCGCGCGAAGAACTGGTGGCCTTTCGTGAATCACTGGTTGCGGTGATCGCCGAAGTGAAGCGACTCAAGGCGGCGGGGCTCACCGTCGATCAGGCCATCGCGCAGGCGAACTGGGGTCCGTATGCGAAGTGGTTCCTGGCCGAACAGCAAAGCCCCATCGCCATCCGTCGCCTGTGGACGGAGCTCGATGGGGCCTCGAAGTAA